Sequence from the Corallococcus sp. EGB genome:
AGGATGCGGCGGCCCGACACCAGCCGGTGCACCTCCTCGTGGTCGAACGAGATGGCGTCCCGCGGCAGCAGGTGCTCCGGGGCCAGGTCGTGCAGCATGGCGGCGGTGATCTTCTCGTCCAGGAAGGCGAACGAGGCCGGGATGATCTTGAAGCTGACGCTCTGGTGCCGGCACAGGCTCAACAGGTGGCGGGTGCGGTCCGGGGACAGCCGCGGGATGGCGATGAGCACCTGCGTCACCCGGTGCTTCTTCATCAGCTCCGGCAGCGCGTCCAGCACGCCGAGCACCGGCTTGCCGTTGAGGAAGGTGCCCTGCTTGCCGGGGTCGTCATCCACCAGTCCGATGACGTGCCACGGGCTCTCGCGGTCGCGCAGGAGGTCGCGCAGGAGCAGGTCCCCCGCGCTGCCCGCCCCCACGATGAGCGTGCGCTGGGTACCCCGCGCCCGCGCGCGCCGCCGGTCCAGGTACCATTGCCGCGCCATGCGCGGGGCGAAGCGGTGAAAGCCCAGGAGCGTGGTGGTGATGAAGAACTCCAGCGCGACCACCTGCGCGGGCAGCGTGTCCATGAAGAAGATGGAGCGCACGAATTCGAACACGATGGTGCCCGCGAGAGCAGCCAGCTCCAACCGGACCGCCTCATGGATGCCGGAGCGATGGAAGGACCAGCGGTGCAGCCCCATCCCGACGAGCGTCACCAGGCGCACGGCGACCAGCATCGCCACGGCCCGCGGCAGGATGTCCTTGCAGGAGATGGGCAGCCCGTCCCCGTAGTGCAGCATCGTGGCGACGAGCAGCGAACCGGCGATGAGGACCGAGTCCACGCCAAGCATCCGCGGCAGGCCGAGACGAGGCGCCCTTCGAGGGGCATGCTCCGGAGCCTGTCGCTCCCCCACATCCAGGCTCGTCGCATCCAGATTCTGACTGTCTTTCATTGATGTCTCCCCCCTTCCGGCCCGGCGTCCACGGGAAGGCGTCCATCCTCCTGGTCGCGCAAACAGGAAGACACGCCCAAGCTCGGAATTGCGGAAGAAGGTGGACGCACGCCCGGTGGCGCCACAGCCGTCCGTAAGTGCCGTCAGACCCTCCTCCCAGGCGCTTGCCTGCCATCGAGCAGGCGTCCTGCCCCCAGGGGTGAAAACACATGCATCGTCGCGCGCTCCAGGCACCGGGCTGACACTTTCGCGAGCCTTGCTCCCCCGGGGCATGCCCGCCACGCTGGGGCCATGACGACCGAATTCATCCTGCTCCGGCATGGGGAGACGGAGTGGAACGCCTCGGGGCGCCTCCAGGGGCACCTGAACAGCACGCTGAGCCGCGAGGGGCTCCGGCAGGCGGACGCGCTCGCGGCGCGGCTCGCCACCCACCCCTTCCACGCCCTCTACAGCAGCGACCTGGACCGCGCGGTGCAGACGGCCTCCCGCATCGCGGCGAGGACGGGCCATGACCTCCAGCGGGACGCGCGCCTGCGGGAGCGGGGGCTGGGCGTGCTCGAGGGGCTGACGCGCGCGGAGGCCGGCGAGCGCCACCCGGACGTCTTCGCCGCGTACACCCAGGGCCACGCCGACTACGTGGTGCCTGAGGGCGAGAGCGCGTCGCAGCGCCTGCGGCTGGCGCTGCACTGTCTGGAGGAGCTGGGCGCGCGCCACCCCAAGGCCCGCGTCGTGGTGGTCACCCATGGCGGCGTCCTCAGCGCCCTCTTGCGCCACTGCCTGGGCATCCCCGCCACCGCGCCGCGCACCTTCTCCGTCCTCAACGCGGGTTGGAACCAGTTCGACCTCCACGAGGGGGCCCTGCGGATGGTGACCTGGGGGGACGTCAGCCACCTGCGCGCGCTCAGCCTGGACGACACCTGAACCCGGCCCCGGCGCCGGGGCCATCACCTGGCCCGTGTTTCAGCGACCGCAGGTGCGCGGAGTGCTACACCCGGGGTCATGGCCCGGCCCGTCCCCAGAGCTTTCCGCTGTCCGCACTGCAACGCGCCCCTCCCCGTCCAGGCCGGGCAGACGCACGGCGTCTGCGGCTACTGCGGCGGCGAGTTCGACATGGAGGGCTCGACTCCAGGGCATCCCCTCCCGCGCCCGGTGCCGGCCTCCCCGGCGGGGCTGCAGGCCACGATGATCGTGGTGGGGGTCGCGGCGCTCGTCGTGCTGGGCATGTCGGGCGCGGCGGTCGCCTTCCTCACCGGCGCCCCCGCGGAGCGCCCCCCGCGGCCCCAGCCTCCTCCGCCCCCTGTCGTCACCCGCCCCGTTCCGCCGCCCGTCATCCCGCATCCGCCCGAGCCCGCGCCCGCGCCGGAGCGCCTCCAGTGGGCGGACCGCGCGCCCACGTTCGTGGACGTCAACGGGGATGGGACGGAGGACCTCATCGGCCATGTGAGCCGCCACGAAGGAGGCCCCAGCTTCAGCCACGTCATCGCGGCGTTCGACGGCCGGACGTTCCAGAAGCTCTGGGAGTCGCTGCCGTCGGAAGGGCCGGACGCCTCCAGGGTCACGAAGGTCATTGCCCAGAATGGCCGGCTGGTGATGAGCGAGCAGCGCGCGGTGGACCTGCTGGAGCTGGAGACCGGCAAGCGGCTGGGGCGCGCGCCGCTGTCGGACTCGCCGCGCCGGCTGTGCATTCCTCCGGGGGACACGACGTCCGTCTGGGTGGAGGTGGTGGACCACCAACACCTGATCTTCGACACGCGCACGGCCACCACGAAGCCCGCGCCCCGCGCGCCCAAAGGCTGCGCCACGCCGCCCTTGAGTCCCCAGACGTGCAACATGAGCCGGCCGCCGGAGCACCCCACCACCTGCGAGCGCTCCAGCTATCCGCCCTCCGACATCCGCGGCTTCTCCACGAAGTACCTCTACCGCTCCAACGGCTACACCCTGTCGCTGGGCACGCGGTGGCCGGGAACGCAGGTGCCCCTGGTGGCGCTGTACGCGCCGGGCAACCGCAAGCCGCTGTGGCACGGCGTCGTGGCGGAGCGGGACGCGCTCGAGCTGCGCGACAGGGCGCCCGAGGTGGGGGAAATCACCCAGGACGCCGTCTACGTCGTCTATGAACTGGAGAAGGGCGGCCCGCGGCTCATCCGGCGCGACCTGCGCACCGGCGCTGTCGCCTGGGACGTGGCCCTGCCCGGGTCCGGTCCCTTCTCCGAGCTGACGGCCCTCTGGGTCCGGGAGGGCCGGGTGTACGTGCCGCAATGGGGCAGGCTCGACGTGCTGGACGCCGCGACGGGGCAGCGCATCGGCGCCGTGGGTCAGTAGATGGAGATGAGGTGGACCCGCACGCGGGG
This genomic interval carries:
- a CDS encoding histidine phosphatase family protein: MTTEFILLRHGETEWNASGRLQGHLNSTLSREGLRQADALAARLATHPFHALYSSDLDRAVQTASRIAARTGHDLQRDARLRERGLGVLEGLTRAEAGERHPDVFAAYTQGHADYVVPEGESASQRLRLALHCLEELGARHPKARVVVVTHGGVLSALLRHCLGIPATAPRTFSVLNAGWNQFDLHEGALRMVTWGDVSHLRALSLDDT